From Pelagibacterium flavum:
CACTATCGGCACGGGTGCTTTGACTGGCACCATCTGACACCAGCCTCTGATTGGGCCCGGCCGTGCTGATCTATTTGCCCATCGCGGAAATGTCGGTGAACCTTTTCTTCCTTGTGGGGATCGGGGGCGCAATCGGATTTCTGTCCGGCCTGTTCGGGGTTGGCGGTGGGTTCCTTCTGACCCCTTTGCTGATCTTTTCTGGCGTTCCGGCTCCAGTTGCCGTCGCCTCAGTCACTGGGCAGGTCGTTGCAGCCTCTACGTCGGGCGCCCTGTCCTACTGGCGGCGCGGTGGCATCGATCTCACGCTGGCCATGTTCCTGGTGACCGGCGGTGTGGTTGGAGCCGGGGTGGGCGTGTGGATATTTGATCTGCTGCGCTCGCTTGGCCAACTCGATCTGGCCATTTCGTTCGGCTATCTGATTTTTCTGGGCTCCATCGGTTCGCTGATGCTGATCGAGGCCATTCGATCGCTTGTTCGCTCACGCCGAACCGGTCCGCCGCCACGCCGCATGCCGGGTCAGCACAACTGGGCTCACGGGCTGCCGCTGCGTTTCCGATTCAAGCGCTCCAAGCTCTATATTTCGATTATTCCGGTCATCGGCATCGGCTTTCTGATCGGCATTGTCGGCTCCCTGCTTGGGATTGGCGGGGGATTCATCCTCGTGCCAGCGCTCGTCTATCTGCTCCGCATCCCCGGGTCGGTCGTGATCGGCACCTCGCTCCTGCACGTGCTGGCGGTCATGGCTGCGACCTGCATCCTTCATGCTTATCAGAGCCAGAGCGTGGATATTCTGCTGGCGTTTTCCCTCATGGTCGGCAGTGTTGCGGGCGCCCAATTCGGCGCATCGGCCGGACAGTATCTGCGTGGCGATCAGTTGCGGTTCCTGCTGGCGCTTATCGTGCTTGGGGTTGCAATCCGCTTTGCACTTTCGCTGTTTCTTGCTCCGACCGATCCGTTCTCGACATCGGTCCTAGGATTTGGAGAAGGGTTGTGACGGCGGTCCGCATCCTGCTGGCGCTTTTCGCGCTCCTGGCCATGCTCACCGGCGCGAGTGCGCAAAGTCTGGTGTTCGGCACCTCCGATCCCACCATTTCGATCCATTCCAACTTCGCTGGCGAGACCATAACGCTGTTCGGCAACATCGAGCCCAGTCTCGATGGTACGCCGCCGCAAGGAACGTTTGATGTGGTTTTCGTTATTCGTGGACCGGTCGAGGAACGCGTGGTGCGGCGCAAATCGCGCCAGTTCGGCATCATGCTCAATGCCGACCATGCGCTGTTTTCCGGTCTGCCATCGTTTTATCGCGTGCTGTCGAGCCGGCCGCTCGAAACCATTCTCGATCCCGAAGTCATTGCGGAGCGCAATCTCACCGTCCAAGCTCAGGCTGCCTTGGCGCTTGAGGAAACGACTGGGAATGTAGCCCTTTTTGAAAACGAGTTGGTGCGGCTGATGGGCGAGGCCAATTTGTACCGAACGGACGAGCGCGGTATCAGCTTTTTGTCCCCGACCTTTTTTTCCACCCGGGTGATACTTCCGGCCCACGTGCCCAACGGCATTTTTCTTGCCCAGGCGCTGGTGGTGCAAAACGGCCAGGTGGTTGCCCAGGGCGCGCAGCGCTTTTTTGTCCAGAAGTCGGGATTTGAGCGGTTTATCGGCGAGGCCGCCGTCAACCAACCTTTGCTCTATGGCATCGCCACGGTGCTGCTGGCGCTCGTTACCGGCTGGCTGGGCGGCGTGCTGTTTCGACGCTGAAACTCAACCCGATACCAGACGCTGGCGGCTGATCGGGTAAAGCCTCTCGCGGCCCAGCATCATCACCTGAATGCAAGCGCGGTCGAACAACCCGGCAAAGGCGGGCGAAAGCACATTGAGACTTCCTGTGGACGCTCCATAGGCGGGCAGTATCAGAAGGTTCTCATCCCACACAAAACATGGCCGGCGCGAGGACTTGCCATTCATCGACACCCGCGCCGCCGGGTGGAGATGACCGGCGATCAAACCGGCAACTCCCGCCTGCGGCTCATGACGCAGTAAACAACCCGAAACAGCCAGTTCGCCGCAGCAGGTGCCGCCGAGCGTATGGGGCGCGGGGTCGTGATTGCCGGCGATCCAAACCCAATCAATCTGCGCAACGAGGCCAGCCAGTCGCTCGCGATCATGGACCATGAGCGTTGTAGTGCCCTCGTCGCGATGGAAACTATCACCCAACGCAAAGATGCGCCGTGCACGCGTGAGCGCAACATCGCGATCGAGCCGTTTGAGCGTCATCGACGTGTCGTAGGGCGGCAGCAACTGGCCCGAGCGCGCATAGCTTGACAGCTTTTCGAGATGAAGATCGGCAACGAGCAGGGCTTCGGCGTCCGGCCAGTAGAGCGCACCCGAGGGTAGCGGGAGAAAGGTTTCGCCCGCAAATCGGATCGTTTCCTGCATCTCGGTGCCGCCAACGGGCTGAGCCTGTGCCAATTGCTATCCCTGGTTCGTCGGAATATCTGTGCCGATCGCCTCTGCGATCAAATCCTCTGCAGCCTCGCGCAGAACCGCTTCGCGCGCTTCCCCAAAGATCGGCTCCTTGCCGATGTCGAGCAGTACAGGTACCGCAAGAGGCGAGATTCGGTCCAGCCGCTTGTGCCTGATGTGCCGCCTGATGCGTCTCAGGGCGAGCCCGAGACGTTCGATATCGAGCAATCCCCGCGCAGCATCGCGCCGCGTGGCTTCGATCAGAATATGATCGGGCTCGTGCTGGTAGAGCACGTCATAGATGATGTCCGAGCTTACGGTGATCTGACGCCCCGATTTTTCCTTGCCCGGATGCCGACGCTCGATAAGCCCCGAAATGATAGCACAATTTCGGAAGGTTCGCTTCATCAGCGCCGACTCATCGAGCCAGGCCTCCAGATCGTCACCCAGCATATCCTCATCGAACAATTGATCGAGCGAAAGCCGATCCGAAGCGATCAACGCTCCAAGGTCGGCGGCGCACCAGATGGCCAGCGCATAATCGGAAGCGACGAAGCCCAAGGGCTGCGCTCGGGCCCGCTCGAGCCTTCGCGTTAGCAACATTCCCAATGTCTGATGGGCCAGGCGTCCCTCGAAGGGATAGCAGACCATGTAGTGCTTGTCGGCACGCGGAAATGTTTCCACCAAAAGGCTGTCGCTGTCGGGCAGCACCGAAGCGTAATTTTGCAGGTCCAGCCACTCGCGCACCTGATCGGGCAGGACACGCCAACCCTCTGGATCGGCGAGGATCTTGCGCACCTTGTCGGCCAGAAAGGTCGAGAGCG
This genomic window contains:
- the pdeM gene encoding ligase-associated DNA damage response endonuclease PdeM, with the protein product MAQAQPVGGTEMQETIRFAGETFLPLPSGALYWPDAEALLVADLHLEKLSSYARSGQLLPPYDTSMTLKRLDRDVALTRARRIFALGDSFHRDEGTTTLMVHDRERLAGLVAQIDWVWIAGNHDPAPHTLGGTCCGELAVSGCLLRHEPQAGVAGLIAGHLHPAARVSMNGKSSRRPCFVWDENLLILPAYGASTGSLNVLSPAFAGLFDRACIQVMMLGRERLYPISRQRLVSG
- a CDS encoding sulfite exporter TauE/SafE family protein, whose protein sequence is MLIYLPIAEMSVNLFFLVGIGGAIGFLSGLFGVGGGFLLTPLLIFSGVPAPVAVASVTGQVVAASTSGALSYWRRGGIDLTLAMFLVTGGVVGAGVGVWIFDLLRSLGQLDLAISFGYLIFLGSIGSLMLIEAIRSLVRSRRTGPPPRRMPGQHNWAHGLPLRFRFKRSKLYISIIPVIGIGFLIGIVGSLLGIGGGFILVPALVYLLRIPGSVVIGTSLLHVLAVMAATCILHAYQSQSVDILLAFSLMVGSVAGAQFGASAGQYLRGDQLRFLLALIVLGVAIRFALSLFLAPTDPFSTSVLGFGEGL
- a CDS encoding TIGR02186 family protein — protein: MTAVRILLALFALLAMLTGASAQSLVFGTSDPTISIHSNFAGETITLFGNIEPSLDGTPPQGTFDVVFVIRGPVEERVVRRKSRQFGIMLNADHALFSGLPSFYRVLSSRPLETILDPEVIAERNLTVQAQAALALEETTGNVALFENELVRLMGEANLYRTDERGISFLSPTFFSTRVILPAHVPNGIFLAQALVVQNGQVVAQGAQRFFVQKSGFERFIGEAAVNQPLLYGIATVLLALVTGWLGGVLFRR